Proteins encoded in a region of the Populus nigra chromosome 3, ddPopNigr1.1, whole genome shotgun sequence genome:
- the LOC133688176 gene encoding uncharacterized protein LOC133688176, with product MSTEEPPPFQEAARCDVCKCSFNTFRRRHHCRCCGRTLCHEHSSNYLALPQFGILSNVRVCADCFNDSTRSEKVESQVSVEGVDSIIDKVSRLDIDAEIHPKLEPTTLQQSTIGAIECKCGMPLCICEAPTAKTDPVPMQTNPSSTSTSQSNPKPKKTGATPKNRGSTSSSKPSSVFNHGQMTNGGVDKPQMDYDVNGEGLREAIKNGDTVAVKKLLSEGVDANYHDKQGMSLLHLAALFNRTDIAFILMDSGASMNYKNAQGETPLDCAPATLQYKMKQKVEESGQQGPHTSL from the exons ATGTCAACGGAGGAGCCTCCACCTTTTCAAGAAGCAGCTCGCTGTGACGTCTGCAAATGCAGCTTCAACACTTTCCGTCGCCGC CATCATTGCCGTTGTTGCGGTAGGACGTTATGCCATGAACATTCATCAAATTATTTG GCTTTGCCGCAGTTTGGAATACTCTCGAATGTTAGAGTTTGTGCTGATTGTTTTAACGATTCTACTCG ATCAGAGAAAGTTGAATCCCAAGTTTCTGTGGAGGGAGTTGATTCCATAATAGATAAAGTTTCTAGATTAGACATTGATGCAGAAATACATCCAAAACTGGAGCCGACCACACTGCAACAATCTACCATAGGTGCTATTGAGTGCAAGTGTGGGATGCCTTTATGCATCTGTGAAGCACCAACAGCAAAAACAGATCCAGTTCCCATGCAG ACAAACCCTTCTTCCACATCCACATCCCAATCgaatccaaaaccaaagaaaacagGTGCTACTCCAAAGAATAGAGGTTCTACTTCAAGCAGCAAGCCTAG TTCGGTTTTCAATCATGGCCAAATGACAAATGGTGGTGTTGATAAACCTCAGATGGATTATGATGTCAATGGAGAG GGTTTAAGGGAAGCCATAAAGAATGGTGATACTGTTGCAGTCAAGAAGCTTCTGAGTGAG GGTGTGGATGCAAACTATCATGATAAGCAAGGAATGTCATTGCTACATTTG GCTGCACTGTTTAATAGAACTGATATAGCTTTCATCCTCATGGACTCTGGAGCAAGCATGAACTACAAGAATGCGCAAG GGGAAACACCATTGGACTGTGCTCCTGCAACTTTGCAGTACAAGATGAAACAGAAAGTGGAAGAAAGTGGACAGCAGGGCCCACATACCAGCTTGTAA
- the LOC133688539 gene encoding E3 ubiquitin-protein ligase ATL4-like, which yields MGFFVEESGLIVTHLLYKAALVLAVLRWALAWALRFKNRTHLASPGNDSLQQSHPVPSSQQIRDGLILTTFGDVTERMPGVCDTCAVCLSQLRDQDEVRELRNCCHVFHRDCIDRWVDHDHEHDENHNTCPLCRAPLLTTSQSLARTRAEPSWAVERILYLFGDDLVM from the coding sequence atgggtttttttgtaGAAGAGTCAGGGTTGATAGTGACCCATCTTTTATACAAGGCAGCTCTTGTATTAGCAGTCTTGAGATGGGCCTTGGCTTGGGCTCTGAGATTCAAAAACAGAACCCATTTAGCCTCTCCCGGCAATGATTCTCTACAGCAATCTCATCCTGTTCCTTCTTCGCAGCAAATTAGGGACGGTCTGATCTTGACCACTTTCGGTGATGTCACAGAGAGGATGCCGGGAGTTTGTGACACATGTGCTGTCTGCTTGAGCCAGCTGAGGGATCAAGATGAGGTCAGAGAGCTGAGGAATTGCTGCCACGTGTTCCACAGGGATTGCATTGATAGATGGGTAGATCACGATCATGAGCATGATGAGAATCACAATACCTGCCCTCTGTGTAGGGCACCTCTGCTGACAACCTCACAGAGCCTGGCTAGGACCAGGGCTGAGCCTAGTTGGGCTGTTGAGAGAATTCTCTACCTCTTTGGGGATGACTTGGTGATGTGA